The Edaphobacter sp. 12200R-103 genome contains a region encoding:
- a CDS encoding NADP-dependent oxidoreductase encodes MKVMRLADSGNPGHLVEATLPDPQPAPGQVVVRIVAAGVTPTELEWYPTTHDASGAPRTGAVPSHEFSGTIASLGSDVHDFTLGQSVFGMNDWFSPGALAELCLTEASSLAPAPITIGAIEAASVPIGALTAWQGLFEHGHLHPGDRVLIHGGAGSVGHFAVQIAHLHGAHVIATASPSNFALVQQLGADELIDYHATRFEDAVTEPVDIVFDTVGGDVLLRSLPLLKPGRFAVTIASDKEGNQDPRVQHAFFIVKPHQRQLMEIAALIDTGKLRTLVDSVVPFNEAEKAYTGKIPNRAGHGKIVVAVSPAATV; translated from the coding sequence ATGAAGGTCATGCGCCTTGCTGATTCCGGAAATCCCGGCCACCTGGTGGAAGCGACTCTCCCCGATCCACAGCCGGCCCCCGGACAGGTTGTTGTCCGCATCGTCGCTGCCGGAGTTACACCGACCGAGCTTGAGTGGTATCCGACGACACACGACGCCTCTGGAGCGCCCCGCACCGGCGCCGTTCCCTCCCACGAATTCTCCGGAACCATCGCCTCTCTGGGAAGCGACGTTCACGACTTCACGCTGGGGCAATCCGTCTTCGGCATGAACGACTGGTTCTCTCCGGGCGCACTTGCCGAGCTGTGCCTTACGGAGGCCTCCTCCCTCGCGCCTGCTCCGATAACGATTGGCGCGATCGAGGCCGCGTCGGTCCCCATCGGAGCGCTCACTGCCTGGCAGGGGCTCTTCGAACACGGCCACCTGCACCCTGGTGATCGCGTCCTCATCCATGGAGGCGCAGGGTCTGTAGGCCACTTCGCCGTCCAGATCGCCCATTTGCACGGCGCTCACGTCATCGCCACCGCATCGCCCTCCAACTTCGCCCTCGTCCAGCAGCTCGGAGCCGACGAGCTCATCGACTATCATGCGACCCGCTTTGAAGATGCCGTCACCGAGCCTGTCGATATCGTCTTCGATACCGTCGGCGGAGACGTCCTTCTTCGCTCCTTGCCCCTGCTCAAACCCGGCCGTTTTGCCGTCACCATCGCCTCCGACAAGGAAGGCAACCAGGATCCTCGGGTGCAACACGCCTTCTTCATCGTCAAGCCGCATCAGCGTCAGTTAATGGAGATCGCCGCTCTGATCGATACCGGCAAACTGCGAACGCTGGTCGATAGCGTCGTTCCTTTCAACGAGGCCGAGAAGGCGTACACCGGAAAGATTCCGAATCGCGCCGGTCATGGCAAGATCGTCGTGGCCGTCAGTCCCGCTGCAACCGTATGA
- a CDS encoding YqaE/Pmp3 family membrane protein, with protein sequence MRLLIAFLLPWLTFFTIGRPFAGVLCLILQVTLIGWIPATIWAVYALSQYKIDQKIRRALGRN encoded by the coding sequence GTGAGACTGCTCATTGCATTCCTGCTTCCCTGGCTTACCTTCTTCACCATCGGACGCCCTTTTGCCGGTGTGCTCTGTCTTATCCTTCAGGTGACGCTCATTGGCTGGATTCCGGCCACTATCTGGGCTGTCTATGCACTCAGCCAGTACAAAATCGATCAAAAGATTCGCCGGGCTCTCGGACGCAACTAA
- a CDS encoding polymer-forming cytoskeletal protein: protein MWKPNQPGSNSPSTPEPSRPTPPTPSYEPPRAATPAASASAGAAATGEQATIGKSLVVKGEVTGSESLYIDGKVEGAINLPGNRVTVGRNGQVAANIVAREVVVLGKVRGNCQASDRVDIRSEGSLTGDVIAARISIEDGAFFKGGIDIRKPGSADLKSASAQTASTSEPATVQA, encoded by the coding sequence ATGTGGAAACCGAATCAGCCGGGAAGCAACAGCCCCTCAACTCCAGAACCGTCACGGCCCACACCTCCGACGCCGAGCTATGAGCCTCCGCGTGCGGCAACTCCCGCCGCCAGTGCAAGTGCAGGCGCGGCTGCCACGGGTGAGCAGGCAACCATCGGCAAATCGCTGGTCGTAAAGGGCGAGGTCACCGGTTCCGAGTCCCTGTACATCGACGGCAAGGTCGAGGGCGCCATCAATCTTCCAGGCAATCGCGTAACCGTGGGCCGTAACGGCCAGGTGGCAGCCAATATTGTTGCCCGCGAGGTTGTGGTGCTGGGCAAGGTACGGGGCAATTGCCAGGCGAGTGATCGCGTTGACATCCGCAGCGAAGGGTCGCTTACCGGCGACGTGATCGCGGCGCGCATCTCCATTGAGGACGGCGCGTTCTTCAAGGGCGGTATCGACATCCGCAAGCCGGGTTCGGCCGACCTGAAGTCTGCCTCTGCCCAGACGGCTTCGACCAGCGAGCCAGCTACTGTCCAGGCGTAA
- a CDS encoding DUF2752 domain-containing protein, translating into MSVSLPISRGSLSSRTVSTAAGTERISVLLLLVAAATVLLLFPPARYSFYPQCPVHRYLGILCPGCGTTRALAALLHGHFGEALRLNPLATVGIPFALLWRLFSRKPLRLLQPSPVAIRLIFAAVAAFTLARNL; encoded by the coding sequence ATGAGCGTCTCTCTTCCGATATCGCGAGGGTCCCTATCGTCGCGCACTGTCTCAACTGCAGCGGGTACAGAGAGAATCTCGGTCCTGCTCCTGCTTGTCGCGGCCGCCACGGTCCTTCTGCTCTTCCCGCCAGCGCGATACAGCTTCTATCCACAGTGCCCCGTCCACCGGTACCTGGGTATCCTCTGCCCCGGCTGCGGAACTACCCGCGCGCTCGCTGCCTTGCTGCATGGCCATTTCGGCGAAGCCCTGCGGCTCAACCCGCTCGCCACCGTCGGAATCCCGTTCGCGCTCCTCTGGAGACTCTTTTCCCGCAAGCCTCTGAGGCTTCTTCAGCCATCACCGGTAGCCATCCGGCTGATCTTCGCCGCGGTCGCGGCATTCACGCTCGCGCGAAATCTTTAG
- a CDS encoding DUF4339 domain-containing protein has translation MPYQISRAGQIYGPYTLEDLQRYVATGNILLTDLAKSDEMADWIPVAQILNPAMAPNPAAASMPVSPYAPPAAPYGQQPPAYAASPYPDPPNLHWAIVLLLAICTCGLFAIIWDFVQLLWMKKIEPQTKAFPYFLAYAILSFVNGAFSAGAMHNGHHHGSVLEGLAGIAALVFLILYRFAMRDSLERHFNSAEPIGLRLGPIMTLFFGGLYFQYHFNQINAAKQSLRYRSGL, from the coding sequence ATGCCCTACCAGATATCCCGCGCAGGCCAGATCTATGGTCCATACACCCTCGAAGACCTGCAGCGTTATGTTGCCACCGGCAACATCCTTCTCACCGATCTGGCGAAGTCCGACGAGATGGCCGACTGGATTCCCGTCGCTCAGATCCTCAATCCGGCCATGGCGCCAAATCCCGCCGCGGCGAGCATGCCGGTTTCGCCCTATGCTCCGCCGGCAGCACCGTATGGTCAGCAGCCTCCCGCCTACGCCGCATCGCCCTATCCCGACCCGCCAAACCTGCACTGGGCCATCGTGTTGCTGCTCGCCATCTGTACCTGTGGCCTGTTCGCCATCATCTGGGACTTCGTCCAGCTCCTCTGGATGAAGAAGATCGAACCCCAGACCAAAGCGTTTCCCTACTTCCTCGCCTATGCCATCCTCTCGTTCGTCAATGGAGCCTTTTCGGCGGGCGCCATGCATAACGGTCATCACCACGGCTCCGTATTGGAAGGGCTGGCCGGTATCGCGGCTCTGGTCTTCCTCATCCTCTACCGCTTCGCCATGCGCGATTCGCTCGAACGCCACTTCAACAGCGCCGAACCCATCGGACTTCGCCTTGGGCCCATCATGACGCTCTTCTTCGGGGGACTCTACTTCCAGTACCACTTCAACCAGATCAATGCCGCCAAGCAATCTTTGCGTTATCGCAGCGGACTCTGA
- a CDS encoding glycosyl hydrolase — protein MIGRAAVVLAGVVAGQVAMAQQPAWQRIQMPTAAEVARQWVSPPSEYGPEPYYGMGGAVNDEVIQRDLDRMKQLGYRAVTVQYGRGAPFAYLSPEYFAFFRKFVDEAKKRDMRLWIVDDAGYPSGFAGGKFTQEKPELQMQALVAAEMISVGGGEVLERAVKPETVAVTAMRLDGGGTETIPFGDGKIRWTAPAGEWKVTIVEHRFSTSPTRSDTNPKNVKDGSQSLEDYLDPAATEQFLKFTHEQYRKYVGDEFGKTILGFRGDEPDYSIRGLPWTPKFFERFKEIKGYDVRPYLAGLFAKPLEMTQTERRVKADYYDVFSQMFRDGFFKPQAEWCAANHLEYQVHLNHEEMEMNLVRSEGEFFRDMQYVQVPGIDAIWHQIWKDTISDYPRLASSVSHVYGHPRAFTESFAAYRPEPDVDMARYILNEQFVRGINLVETMYLPSSAGGRQGSPYMREEGYPALLEYVRRMSYLLSMGEPAAKVALYLPSSSMWMGDEAADKAFVSTERVLSERQIDFDIVSEDALANDLKAEKGTFATMSGNRYTTVILPGESVLSEAALDRLREFARGGGKVLFLDHLPVLISGKTYRDARDAKAADFAWAKVEVSAQLAATPTPPMQPPTMSPPAQMVPGAIAQAVDAAVQPDVRLKKPDRSLHVMRRRLKDADVYLLFNEGPEAFSQRVVLQRKGKRVEKWDATTGKVAEVKVSAKARDVFTELALKPYEMCVLVVR, from the coding sequence ATGATCGGAAGAGCAGCAGTGGTTCTGGCAGGAGTCGTCGCCGGGCAGGTAGCGATGGCGCAACAGCCTGCATGGCAGAGAATCCAGATGCCAACGGCGGCTGAGGTCGCACGCCAGTGGGTGAGTCCTCCTTCGGAGTATGGGCCGGAGCCTTACTACGGCATGGGCGGAGCTGTGAATGACGAGGTGATTCAGCGCGATCTGGACCGCATGAAGCAGTTGGGGTATCGAGCGGTGACGGTACAGTATGGCCGCGGTGCTCCGTTTGCATATTTGTCGCCGGAGTACTTTGCGTTCTTTCGCAAATTTGTCGATGAGGCAAAGAAACGCGATATGCGCCTCTGGATCGTCGATGATGCCGGTTATCCAAGCGGATTTGCGGGCGGCAAGTTTACTCAGGAGAAACCGGAATTGCAGATGCAGGCTCTGGTGGCTGCAGAGATGATCTCCGTCGGCGGTGGGGAGGTGCTGGAGCGTGCTGTAAAGCCGGAGACGGTGGCGGTGACGGCGATGCGTCTGGACGGTGGCGGGACGGAGACCATTCCTTTTGGAGATGGAAAAATCCGGTGGACGGCGCCTGCGGGCGAGTGGAAGGTGACGATTGTGGAGCATCGTTTCAGCACATCGCCGACGCGCAGCGATACCAATCCGAAGAATGTGAAGGACGGGTCGCAGTCCCTTGAGGATTATCTTGATCCTGCCGCGACGGAACAGTTCCTGAAGTTCACACATGAGCAGTACAGGAAGTACGTCGGGGACGAGTTTGGCAAGACCATCCTGGGGTTTCGTGGCGATGAGCCGGATTACTCCATTCGCGGACTGCCGTGGACACCGAAGTTCTTCGAGCGATTCAAAGAGATCAAAGGGTATGACGTCCGACCGTATCTTGCGGGTCTGTTTGCCAAGCCTCTAGAGATGACCCAGACGGAGCGAAGAGTTAAGGCGGATTACTACGATGTCTTCTCGCAGATGTTTCGCGACGGGTTCTTCAAGCCGCAGGCGGAGTGGTGCGCAGCCAATCATCTGGAGTACCAGGTTCACCTGAATCATGAAGAGATGGAGATGAACCTGGTGCGTAGCGAGGGAGAGTTCTTCCGCGACATGCAGTACGTGCAGGTTCCGGGGATCGACGCCATCTGGCACCAGATCTGGAAGGATACGATATCGGATTATCCGCGGCTGGCTTCGTCTGTCTCGCATGTGTACGGCCATCCACGAGCTTTTACGGAGAGCTTCGCGGCCTATCGGCCCGAGCCGGATGTCGATATGGCGCGGTACATCCTGAACGAGCAGTTTGTGCGCGGCATCAACCTGGTGGAGACGATGTATCTTCCGTCGAGCGCAGGCGGTCGGCAGGGCTCGCCTTACATGCGCGAGGAGGGGTATCCGGCGCTGCTGGAGTATGTGCGGCGCATGAGCTATCTGCTCTCGATGGGTGAGCCTGCGGCGAAGGTTGCGCTGTACCTTCCGTCGAGCTCGATGTGGATGGGAGACGAAGCCGCGGACAAGGCGTTTGTCTCGACCGAGAGGGTGCTTTCGGAGCGGCAGATCGACTTCGACATTGTGAGCGAGGATGCGCTCGCCAACGATTTGAAGGCTGAGAAGGGCACGTTCGCGACGATGAGCGGCAATCGTTATACGACCGTGATTCTGCCGGGCGAGTCCGTACTCTCAGAGGCTGCGCTCGATCGCCTACGGGAGTTCGCACGTGGCGGTGGCAAGGTGCTGTTTCTGGATCACCTGCCGGTGTTGATCTCCGGGAAGACCTATCGCGATGCGCGAGATGCAAAGGCCGCGGACTTCGCGTGGGCGAAGGTGGAGGTGAGTGCGCAGCTTGCAGCGACACCGACTCCGCCGATGCAGCCTCCTACAATGTCGCCTCCTGCGCAGATGGTTCCTGGGGCAATTGCTCAGGCTGTGGATGCTGCTGTGCAGCCTGACGTGAGGCTGAAGAAGCCGGACCGTTCGCTTCACGTGATGAGGCGGCGGCTAAAGGATGCCGATGTTTATCTGCTGTTCAATGAGGGGCCTGAGGCGTTCAGCCAGCGCGTGGTGTTACAGCGCAAAGGAAAGCGTGTTGAGAAATGGGACGCGACGACTGGCAAAGTGGCAGAGGTGAAGGTATCGGCAAAGGCGCGCGACGTGTTCACGGAACTCGCGCTGAAGCCGTATGAGATGTGCGTGCTGGTGGTGCGATGA
- a CDS encoding ester cyclase yields the protein MDSVKIVEEFWDAVWKARDPDAASRFVADDFVITTGGVDIVGKENFIAWIRQFLTKIADFQFEVIETFQNADGSRVASRWRVTGKNNGLLGTEPDQNPISFTGTAVWAVREDGRLLHNWVERATWEVFQQLTRG from the coding sequence GTGGATTCGGTCAAGATTGTAGAAGAGTTTTGGGACGCGGTATGGAAGGCTCGCGATCCGGATGCGGCCAGCAGGTTTGTCGCTGATGATTTTGTCATCACGACGGGCGGCGTGGATATCGTGGGCAAGGAAAATTTCATCGCCTGGATCAGGCAGTTTCTAACGAAGATCGCAGATTTTCAATTCGAGGTGATTGAGACTTTTCAGAATGCGGACGGAAGCAGGGTAGCCTCGCGCTGGAGAGTGACCGGGAAAAATAATGGATTACTTGGGACGGAGCCGGATCAGAATCCGATCTCGTTTACTGGCACTGCGGTGTGGGCAGTCCGTGAGGATGGAAGGCTATTGCACAACTGGGTGGAGCGGGCTACATGGGAGGTATTTCAGCAGCTGACCCGTGGCTGA
- a CDS encoding glycoside hydrolase family 28 protein, whose amino-acid sequence MKTIDSARRELLKFSGMGLAAAAAAAVPATAYAAPRSSAGFPAGAIFDIRTYGAVGDGKTVDSPAINKAIEAAAAAGGGTVYFPAGTWLSFSIRLKSHVSLFLSQGCVLLAAESPKPGETTGYNGGTYDAAEPNTAWDAYQDYGHNHWKNSLIWGIDIQDVSIVGPGLIYGKGLSFGAGPGRPPGAPKTVGFGPERLPGAPPPPVRIRPARGDYPMYQAEQPGVGNKAIAMKNCRNVIFRDFSVLKGGHFALLLTGVDNLTIDNLTIDTDRDGMDIDCCRNVRVSNCYVNSPWDDGICPKSSYALGYARATENMTITNCYVAGSYELGTMLDGTYKRFAPDTQHVAHNGRIKCGTESNGGFKNITISNCVFDACMGLALESEDGALCEDIAISNITMRDVVNAPLFFRLGARLRGPKESTKVGTLQRIVVDNLVSYNTVPNISSILSGIPDHPIQDIKLSNIYIQHRGGGTADDAKITMPEKEAAYPDPGMFGHTTPSQGFFLRHVNRLEMSHVEVAPAQADQRPSFYLEDVNRADFIAVTAPTDPSAFALHNVKDLRIALSRAAKDTQLETADNQSL is encoded by the coding sequence ATGAAAACCATCGATTCCGCCCGCCGTGAACTCCTGAAGTTCAGCGGCATGGGGTTGGCTGCCGCCGCAGCAGCCGCCGTGCCCGCAACCGCCTACGCCGCTCCACGTTCCTCCGCGGGCTTTCCTGCAGGAGCTATCTTCGACATTCGCACCTATGGAGCAGTCGGTGACGGCAAGACCGTCGACTCCCCAGCCATCAACAAGGCCATTGAAGCCGCAGCGGCCGCCGGCGGAGGCACGGTCTACTTTCCCGCAGGAACCTGGCTCTCCTTCTCCATCCGGCTCAAGAGCCACGTCTCGCTCTTCCTCTCGCAGGGTTGCGTTCTGCTCGCGGCTGAGTCTCCCAAGCCCGGCGAGACCACCGGCTACAACGGCGGAACCTACGACGCCGCCGAGCCAAACACCGCCTGGGACGCCTACCAGGACTACGGCCACAATCACTGGAAGAACTCGCTGATCTGGGGGATCGATATTCAGGACGTCTCCATCGTCGGCCCCGGCCTGATCTACGGCAAAGGACTCAGCTTCGGAGCGGGCCCGGGTCGTCCGCCCGGAGCCCCCAAGACCGTCGGATTCGGCCCGGAACGTCTTCCCGGCGCGCCGCCTCCGCCGGTCCGCATTCGTCCGGCGCGCGGCGACTATCCCATGTATCAGGCCGAGCAGCCCGGCGTTGGCAACAAGGCCATCGCGATGAAGAACTGCCGCAACGTCATCTTCCGCGACTTCTCCGTCCTCAAGGGGGGCCACTTCGCTCTGCTGCTGACCGGCGTCGATAACCTCACCATCGACAACCTCACCATCGACACTGACCGCGACGGCATGGACATCGACTGCTGCCGCAACGTCCGCGTCTCCAACTGCTACGTCAATTCGCCCTGGGACGACGGCATCTGCCCAAAATCGAGCTACGCTCTCGGCTACGCGCGCGCGACCGAGAACATGACCATCACCAACTGCTACGTCGCAGGATCGTACGAGCTCGGCACGATGCTGGACGGCACCTACAAGCGGTTCGCTCCCGACACCCAGCACGTTGCGCATAACGGACGCATCAAGTGCGGGACCGAGTCCAATGGCGGCTTCAAGAACATCACCATCTCCAACTGCGTCTTCGACGCCTGCATGGGTCTCGCGCTTGAGAGCGAAGACGGTGCCCTCTGCGAGGACATCGCCATCTCGAACATCACCATGCGCGACGTCGTAAATGCTCCTCTCTTCTTCCGCCTGGGCGCTCGCCTCCGCGGACCTAAGGAGAGCACGAAGGTTGGCACGCTGCAGCGCATCGTCGTCGACAACCTGGTCAGCTACAACACCGTCCCCAACATCTCGTCCATCCTCAGCGGAATTCCCGACCATCCCATCCAGGACATCAAGCTCTCCAACATCTACATCCAGCACCGCGGCGGAGGCACGGCCGACGACGCAAAGATCACGATGCCCGAAAAGGAAGCCGCCTACCCCGACCCCGGCATGTTCGGTCATACGACGCCGTCGCAGGGCTTCTTTCTGCGCCACGTCAATCGCCTCGAGATGAGCCACGTGGAAGTCGCGCCCGCACAGGCCGACCAGAGGCCCAGTTTCTATCTGGAAGACGTCAACCGCGCCGACTTTATCGCCGTTACCGCGCCCACCGACCCCTCGGCCTTCGCGCTCCACAACGTCAAAGACCTTCGCATCGCCCTAAGCCGCGCAGCAAAGGACACGCAACTGGAGACCGCCGACAACCAGAGCCTCTAA
- a CDS encoding response regulator has product MVRPCFLVIDREFPGSISTRKLVLETAKFNVITAYSGKEAVEIFRRFPAVDGIVMDGELEDIPSEDLAVLLKQIMPTVPVIVISAPGGPACPSADRRVESFQPQKLLETLRDLKPRESEEIEKRDEDLSREI; this is encoded by the coding sequence ATGGTCAGACCGTGTTTTCTTGTCATCGACCGGGAGTTTCCCGGAAGTATCTCCACCCGCAAGCTGGTGCTTGAGACTGCGAAGTTCAACGTTATAACAGCGTATAGCGGGAAGGAGGCAGTCGAGATCTTTCGGCGTTTTCCTGCCGTGGATGGCATTGTCATGGATGGAGAGCTGGAGGATATCCCGTCTGAAGATCTGGCCGTTCTTTTAAAGCAAATCATGCCGACAGTCCCTGTGATTGTGATCAGCGCGCCCGGAGGGCCGGCATGTCCGAGCGCGGATCGCAGGGTGGAGTCTTTTCAGCCTCAGAAGCTTCTCGAAACATTGCGCGACCTGAAACCGAGGGAGTCGGAGGAGATCGAAAAGCGTGACGAGGACCTGAGCAGAGAGATCTGA
- a CDS encoding DUF2059 domain-containing protein, whose product MNRLSTAALLFCIATAPFLRADDASKRTKVEELIEITKVNQIAGQMTQQMTSRMRSMAAQQTASHAVTPEQQKVISDYISQLETITRNAVAWDKIKSGIVESYSQAYTEPELDSILAFYHSPAGKALIEKSPELMTKTMQTVQEQMAAAQPQMREANAEFTRKMKALAPAAAPSTPAPAPKPAPTTKP is encoded by the coding sequence ATGAACCGTCTCTCCACCGCTGCCCTTCTGTTTTGCATCGCGACCGCACCCTTTCTGCGGGCCGACGATGCCTCCAAACGCACCAAAGTGGAAGAGTTGATCGAGATCACCAAGGTGAACCAGATCGCCGGGCAGATGACCCAGCAGATGACATCGAGGATGCGCTCAATGGCGGCGCAGCAGACCGCCAGTCATGCTGTCACCCCAGAACAGCAGAAGGTCATCAGCGACTACATCAGCCAACTCGAGACCATCACGCGCAACGCCGTGGCCTGGGACAAGATCAAGTCTGGCATCGTGGAAAGCTACAGCCAGGCTTATACCGAACCGGAGCTCGACAGCATACTCGCGTTTTATCACTCGCCTGCAGGCAAGGCGCTTATCGAAAAATCTCCCGAGCTGATGACGAAGACCATGCAGACCGTCCAGGAGCAGATGGCCGCGGCGCAGCCGCAGATGCGGGAAGCCAACGCTGAGTTCACGCGCAAGATGAAGGCGTTGGCTCCGGCAGCAGCACCTTCAACGCCTGCACCGGCTCCGAAGCCAGCTCCGACAACAAAGCCCTGA